The Quercus lobata isolate SW786 chromosome 9, ValleyOak3.0 Primary Assembly, whole genome shotgun sequence region TCCTtgtttaattataaataaaagatactttgacataaaaaataataataataacaataacaataaggAGAAAACTCTTATGCTTCATCAGTTCATCCTTGACTAAGGTGATGTAGATCAGTAAGCAGAAGAACCCAACAAGACCCACCTTGCACAACTGCACACCTAAGTAGAACAacccaacaaaacccacaacagCCCAGCACAACCCACAACCTACAAACCTCAACCACCACAACTCTGCCACGGCTGCCTCTGCCCACAAGACCCAGCAACCACTTCCTAGAAACCACCCACAAAACCTAAGACCTCGTGTAACAGACCGATCCACGCTGATCTAAATCCAGCAACCACCCACAAAAATCCAGCCACCTTCGGACCCAACCAAAACCCAGCCAAAATGCAAATCAGACCAGACCTCCTAGCCAAAACCCAGCCACCGCCAAACCCAACCACCGTTGCCAATCACCACACCCACCGTCAAACCCTACCTAGAGAGTCAGgtgacgagagagagagaagtgagaagaGCCAACAGGGAGTGGagatagagaagagagaaggagagagaataTCCCTTATTTTTCCTTACTTTTCCCAGTATGTACTCCATTCCACGAACAAAGTGAGTCAAGTTTAGAGGGTGTCCAATTTGAAAACtaacatttaattttaaaggaaaaaattaattaaagttgtGAGTAATGGTTGGAAGCTGTGAAGAGACTCAATTAATCTCTAATAATCcacatcttttttcttcttaaaaaatggTAATTTAACATATTTGATGTAAAGACCAttacctaaaaaaatataattaaaaaaatgaaaagaggcAATTGCGCACACTTAATATGATGgtcactctataagtataagtgtttatAAGGTGTGAGAGACAAGTgccgaggttcaagtctccCATAAGGAccttcacatacatatacacttaaattagaacagagtaaaatttctatattgtatcctaaaatatatatatatatatatatagttagatAAAATTTGTCATAAATGATGACAACAAATGTGAATTAAAGTGACTTTAAAGtcattaactaaaaaaatatgtagTGTTGATGACAACAAATGTGAATTAAAGTTACTCTAAAGTCATTaaagtgatattaatagtggatctaaataaaaactaataagaaaTTAGTTACATTAAtattaacaatttgtaaaaatattataaaatagtttgtaaaattgtagcattactctttaaaatatggtaataataatatatttaaggTTTCTAACCAAAAATAGTGGTTTAATTATAACGttgtttttcctcttcttcacctcaaacatttttaatagaaaatattggttttttttttttttttccttgtttcttcacctcaatttttcttttcaatatatcattcatttatttcttaaatcttataattagtatttaaaagATTATTTAAAGGAGCTTATAGtggatatttattataaaagtgaaaaaaattccttcgatccttttaaaaaaagaaatagaaaaataaaaagacatgcCAACACTTTAAAACCTCTTAGCTTTTGTTCACCATTAAAGCATTAACTAAAAGGACATTGTTTTAAGAGCatgtttggtagattgtaatagACAATATAATGTAGTAGTTATTCCtataatttaacaatttttttagtttggttatattttgtTACaaggattatttttattatgaatagttattcttcaaatgaaaatactaagtattttaatacacacacacaggAAGAGGGAAGAAAGTCTTAAAGAAACTGATAATGGTGTAtattggaaaatgagtgtgagttaaagaaGTTTAAAGTCTGTGTTGTATATCTAAGAATTAGGCCCTATTTGTTATACACCACTGTCAATTTCTTTAAGACCTTCTCATCTCtccccgtgtgtgtgtgttaaaatacttagtattctcaaaagaaaaaatagtgggttAATCCTCACATatgaaaatgagtgtgagtttaAGATGTTTAAAGCTTGTGCTATGTATTCAAGAGTTAGGTCTTTTTGAAATACACCACTAtcagtttctttaagaccttattttttaaatttatatattttcaagtAAACAATTTTTCCATATACGCattacaattataaaaataaaaaatggtataaaataACTTATCTTTCTcactaattttaaaatatatatattatttttaaagaaatataattatataagtaaaatattttaaaataaatcataaattttattctaatattacaaCTCACATCCAAACTTATgaacatttttaattattccattacaacacaaTTTATTcccaataataaatattaaaatttctattgTAATCCAATATACCAAACATGCCTAAATTATAAGAACCGCATTCTGTATATCAATAAGAAAATTTGTccacattttaattttttaaattttaattcttttcgGTGGGAAGAAAGTTAAGTAATCCTATACGTTGTGGGAGTCTGTCTATGGATCTAGAATATTTGTGTCTATATAAGAACAGTATACAACAAAGGAGAAGACATATTCATAATACTTAGTTGAGACCAGACCAATATTGTTGTAGCCATGGCTGTTCTTTTCAAtctctttattctttcttgcttCACTTTGCTATGCTTCACTATTAATACTACATCCTTAGCCACCACTAGTCCCACTATCACAAAACCAAAGCGATTAGTCACCCAACTTATTCACCATAACTCGGTTTACTCTCCATACTACAACCCTAAGGACACCATAGCAGACCGAGCTAGGCATGCCATAGACAGTTCAAATGCTCATTTTGACTACATATGGAAGGAGATTCAAGGGGTTTCTCTAGAAACAGATGATGTGCGCTCTAATGCAAATATATCCATTGGTTCACCTCCTGTTCCACAACTCCTAACTATGGACACAGGCAGTAGTCTATCGTGGACTCAGTGTCAGCCTTGCATGCACTGTTTTACCCAAGCTCTTCCAATTTTTAATCCACCCCAGTCAGCCACGTATAGATTATTACCATGTTCGTCTCCCATTTGCCAGCAAGCTCCTAGTATGATTTGTCCAGCTTCACGTTGCGAATTTGAACTACAATACGGTGATGGCACCGTTGTATCTGGGTATTTGGGCACTGAAAAGATCACCTTTGAGACTTCTGATGAAGGAATAACGTCGGTACCTAATTTAGTTGTTGGTTGTGCATATGACGTGCGTGGTAATTGGCGTACTGACGGTGGTCAAAGTAGCGGAGTACTTGGTCTTGGTGCTCAGATG contains the following coding sequences:
- the LOC115961823 gene encoding aspartic proteinase nepenthesin-2-like, producing MAVLFNLFILSCFTLLCFTINTTSLATTSPTITKPKRLVTQLIHHNSVYSPYYNPKDTIADRARHAIDSSNAHFDYIWKEIQGVSLETDDVRSNANISIGSPPVPQLLTMDTGSSLSWTQCQPCMHCFTQALPIFNPPQSATYRLLPCSSPICQQAPSMICPASRCEFELQYGDGTVVSGYLGTEKITFETSDEGITSVPNLVVGCAYDVRGNWRTDGGQSSGVLGLGAQMTSLLIIGDGARIEGPSTPITIFGGYYYVTLESISVGEKKLDISPKVFKVTQKGTDGVIIDSVVAFTFANGVDLALDEKSFFYPAESKSFCMAMVPSTAADLTLIGVLAQQSYNIAYDLVENTVSIQRIDCALLE